Part of the Cuniculiplasma divulgatum genome, GAGATTTTTAGGTCAGAAAGGAATGCCTGTACTTCTGAAGAACGGAATGGGAAATACAATATCAGAATGGCTAAATTCAGCTGAATACATTCTATCGGGAGGTAATGGAAACGTTGTGATGTGTTATCGCGGTGTAAGAAGCTTCGAGGACAGCACACGATTCATGATGGATAGTGGTGCCATACCTGTTTTAAGAGAAAGGTCACATTTGCCTGTTTGTGCAGATCCAAGCCATCCTGCAGGAAAGAGAGAATATGTCGAGACACTGGCCATGGCGGCAGTTGCTTCCGGAACGGATATGCTGGAAATTGAAGTACACAACAATCCGGATGAAGCTCTTTCTGATGCAAAACAGCAACTTGATTTTATGGGATTCTCAAAATTGATAAAGAAAGTCAGAAAATTGAAAGAAATTGTTGGATGAGTTGAGTGAGAGATTTAACAAAGGCATAATAATTAATCCTGAAAATAATCCTCGTTGAAATGGTATTTGAATAGCCATTCATAGTGGCCACGAAGTGATCCCCAGTAAATTTCTTCCATCACCTTCTTTTCCAGATAGTTCATTCTTGATGGCTCAATTTTTTCCACAGGCTTATCGTAAGTTCCAACAACAAACGTAGCTTTGTGAAATCCAGTTTCCATTGAACACTGGGTTCTCCCTGTAAATTTGTAATTTTTTCCTGTTCCGTGGATATCACCTATTATATTGCTTGCTACTACTATGCCCTCAAGATGAGCCTCAACACCTGCCTTAGATGTTGGTATATCTGTTGTGTCTCCTATGGCAAAAGCATTGTCATATGTCGTTATATGCAGATCTTTTCTGTCAACCTTTACCCATCCATCTTCGTCTGACATCTCAGATCCCTTAAGAAAATTTGCTGGCTTATGCGGGGGAGTGAGAAATAAATGATCATATTTCAGCGTTTCTCCTTCAAGAGACGTGATCTCTTTTTTCTCAGAATCTACTGTGTCAGTATTGAATGTGGTTATGCTTTCAATAGATCTATTCTTATAAATCGGTTCTATCACCTCATTTATTGACTCTGCAGAGTAAATTCTGGTAAAAGGAGTTATGTACACTATCTCGACCTTGTCTCTTATGCCTTTCCTTGTGAAATATTCATCAAGCATGAATGCAGACTCATTTGGAGATGGTGGGCATTTATAAGGTAGACCCCCAATACCAACCACTATTTTCCCGGATTTTATACCTGAAATCTCTTTATAAATAAGGCCAGAGCTACTGGCATTTGTGTGAAAGTCTTTATTTGCTTCCCTAAGTCCAGGAATCTGATCGTAATCTGGAGATGATCCTGTTGATATGACCAAATAATCAAAATCCCTATTTTCGTCACTCCCTTCAGTCCTGATATACCTGTTTGCAAGATCTACTTTTTCAACATTCTCATACACTATCTTAACCCCAGGGGTCACCAGCTTATTCACATCTTTCCTTATCTTTGAAGGATCAGTTCCACGGAATGCCACCTCAAGATATCCAGGCTGGAATTCCTGTTCAGTTTTCTTATCATATAGTGTGATAGAAACCTCTTCTTTCTTGATCTCATTTGACAGTTCCCTTGCTAATTTACTGGATGTTATAAGTCCCCCAGCACCGCTTCCAATTACAGCAATTTTTTTCGTTTTAACCACCTTTGTATTATTTTGAAGATTGATTGCCAGTAACCGCTTTTTCTTTCAGGTTGCAATGACAATCTCATTTTCCTGACTGTATCATTTCTATGCCTTTCTTCCCGTCACCTTAATGGTAATTTCGAAAGAGTTGTCTATTTCCTTGGAACCGACAAACTCGTTTTTTGTTCTTTCACACCACACTTTTGCGTCTGGCACTGCACCAGGATCGTTAGCAACAAGTATTATGGTGTCCCCATTCTGTGCTTTTTTATAAGCTCTTATTAGATCCGTTATAGGACCTGGGCAAGCTGTCCCTTTGCTGTCTACATTAAATGTTGTCATTTTAATCACCTCACAGCATAATGATCTGGTTTTCAGCAGATTGAATCATGAAATTTGTTGCCCCTACAATATCCTCAACAATTGGATCGAAATCCTTTTTCTGGAGATTCAAAGCACTTGACATTAATGAACATGCGTAAACTTTTGCATCACCATCTTTCACTGAATTCTGTAAAAGTTCGTGCCATCCCTGAAACTTTACCTTTATAAGACCCTCCCTTAACTCTTTCATGAATCCTTCAAACCCGGCAGGAACAACTGGCTGCTTTGTATACCCATCTTTCAAAAACAGAGGAATAGCTGTACCGGTGATGAAAACTCTCAATGGCATTCCAAGATTAACAGCTGTCTGGCTCAGGACTCCCAGCATCACCATTTTTTCTTCAGTTCCCGTAGATATTACGATTAATATACCTTTTTCACCCATTTTAATCACCCTTTACCCGGTAATAATAAATTGCGTGGCAAATGATAAATAAGCAACCTTAGCTGTAAGTCTTTTTTGCGACGGCATAAAGTATATTAAGATATTAAATGGTGAATTGTGCCCTGAATTGATAAAATAAGTTTATCCAAAGATGATTACTTTTGGGGCATATTTTTATACTCGCTGTTCAGTTTCGTAAACTTCACAGTCAACTGTTCTGCTACCCTGTCCTTTTCAGGATCAGGAAGATACTGTTCTACAAGACTGAAAAGCCCGTTTTCCTCTTTATATACATGCTGAAGCATGATCTTTGCTATCTGACCGCCCTTTCCTATTATTTCCTCCTGAGTGAGGGTTATGTCCTGTTCTCCTTCATAGATTCTTGGTTTGTTAATCCCATTAAATATACCTTTTACTGATACATGTTCGCCTGATATTATTCTAATAGGCTCCTCGAACTCCATGTATTTCCTCAGAAATGGACTAAATGCGGGAATGAGTATTACATCCTCCAGAGAAAAATGAACTTTTATTGTATAATCTATGTGCTTTAAAAATTCAGTAATATCAATTTTGTTGTCCAAAAAATCTTCGGTAACTCCAACGGTTGTATAATGCTGATCTCTCAGTAACTGTGTTGCTCTAGAGCCTTTAAAATTCATTGTATCCCTGTAGCTCATGAGTATTCATTCCTTTGGATTATATAACCTTAATTAGTATTCTTCAAAGTGATTTTTTTAATTGCAAAATTATGCCATACCTGTAAATACTAATTTTTTTACATATATGGCTATCAAATTATTATAAAAAAGGTGGTTGATTTCAATCATTGTGGCAGATAATCAATCAGTGCTTCACTGGATAATGATTCCATCTCTGATATTTCACTCTCTGTAAGTTTAAATGCTGCTGAATCCGCATTTTCCTTTGCCTGCTTGATGTTCTTTGCACCCGGGATTGGTATTACATCCTTCTTTGAAAGCAACCAGTTCAGAGCAATCTGTGCTGGCGTTTTTGAATATTTCTCACCAAGAGATCTCAGTAGAGAAAGAATATCCTTTACAGCCTCAAGATTCTTAGGGGCAAAAAGTTCGTTTCCTTCCCTAACATCACCCCGGGGTATATTTCCTGGATTGTACTTTCCAGTCAGCACACCCTGTGCCAGTGGACTCCATGCGATTATACTTATATTGTGTTTTTTACAGTATGGAATAACTTCTTCCTCTATGTTTCTCTGCAGTAGATTATACCTTACCTGGTTTGATACTATTGGGACATCTCCCAGTATTCCTCTTGCCTCCTCAATGTCCCTGACCGCAAAGTTGCTGACACCTATTGCCCTGATTTTACCCTCTTCGTATAGCTTTTTCATTGCCCTGAATGTCTGGCTCATAGGAATCTGCTCCCATGGATCGGGCCAGTGAATCTGGTAAAGATCGATGCGATCTACTCCAAGTCTCTTAATACTAGCTTCGGCTGCTCTCTGCAGTTCGTCATACCTAAGATGGGCCCCATACACTTTTGTAGCAACGAAGAAATTTTCCCTGCCATATTTTTTTAAAGCCCTTCCCAGTACCTTTTCACTGTTCCCGTTTCCGTATGCCTCTGCTGTATCTACAAAATTAATTCCATTCTCCTTTGATACTCCAACTGCTTCTATAACATTTTCTTCATCGGCGTTCCATGCATTACTTGCCTGCCATAAACCCATACCAATTTTTGAAACTTTTAATTCTTTTTTCCCACCTAATGTCACATAATCCATAGAATCATTATGAAAAATTCAAGTATAAACCTATCTTTTCTTTTATGAATAGGCTT contains:
- a CDS encoding peroxiredoxin, which encodes MGEKGILIVISTGTEEKMVMLGVLSQTAVNLGMPLRVFITGTAIPLFLKDGYTKQPVVPAGFEGFMKELREGLIKVKFQGWHELLQNSVKDGDAKVYACSLMSSALNLQKKDFDPIVEDIVGATNFMIQSAENQIIML
- a CDS encoding sulfurtransferase TusA family protein; the encoded protein is MTTFNVDSKGTACPGPITDLIRAYKKAQNGDTIILVANDPGAVPDAKVWCERTKNEFVGSKEIDNSFEITIKVTGRKA
- a CDS encoding NAD(P)/FAD-dependent oxidoreductase, with amino-acid sequence MVKTKKIAVIGSGAGGLITSSKLARELSNEIKKEEVSITLYDKKTEQEFQPGYLEVAFRGTDPSKIRKDVNKLVTPGVKIVYENVEKVDLANRYIRTEGSDENRDFDYLVISTGSSPDYDQIPGLREANKDFHTNASSSGLIYKEISGIKSGKIVVGIGGLPYKCPPSPNESAFMLDEYFTRKGIRDKVEIVYITPFTRIYSAESINEVIEPIYKNRSIESITTFNTDTVDSEKKEITSLEGETLKYDHLFLTPPHKPANFLKGSEMSDEDGWVKVDRKDLHITTYDNAFAIGDTTDIPTSKAGVEAHLEGIVVASNIIGDIHGTGKNYKFTGRTQCSMETGFHKATFVVGTYDKPVEKIEPSRMNYLEKKVMEEIYWGSLRGHYEWLFKYHFNEDYFQD
- a CDS encoding hemerythrin domain-containing protein, with the protein product MSYRDTMNFKGSRATQLLRDQHYTTVGVTEDFLDNKIDITEFLKHIDYTIKVHFSLEDVILIPAFSPFLRKYMEFEEPIRIISGEHVSVKGIFNGINKPRIYEGEQDITLTQEEIIGKGGQIAKIMLQHVYKEENGLFSLVEQYLPDPEKDRVAEQLTVKFTKLNSEYKNMPQK
- a CDS encoding aldo/keto reductase, translated to MDYVTLGGKKELKVSKIGMGLWQASNAWNADEENVIEAVGVSKENGINFVDTAEAYGNGNSEKVLGRALKKYGRENFFVATKVYGAHLRYDELQRAAEASIKRLGVDRIDLYQIHWPDPWEQIPMSQTFRAMKKLYEEGKIRAIGVSNFAVRDIEEARGILGDVPIVSNQVRYNLLQRNIEEEVIPYCKKHNISIIAWSPLAQGVLTGKYNPGNIPRGDVREGNELFAPKNLEAVKDILSLLRSLGEKYSKTPAQIALNWLLSKKDVIPIPGAKNIKQAKENADSAAFKLTESEISEMESLSSEALIDYLPQ